The proteins below come from a single Asanoa ferruginea genomic window:
- a CDS encoding ParB/RepB/Spo0J family partition protein produces the protein MKNRPRGGLGRGLGALIPTAPTPASSVAVAPPPAQTEAPPPPPPASAPPAPAQVSAPPAEEPAQAPPVPEEAPEPTPPAEAAAPAPIDPGPELAPVPGARFAELPVDAIVPNARQPRSVFDDEALDELKISIQEVGFLQPIVVRETDEDGRYELVMGERRWRAAQAVGRTTIPAIVRYTRDDAMLRDALLENIHRANLNPLEEAAAYQQLLDEFGATHEELARRIGRSRPQISNTIRLLNLPAVVQRRVAAGVLSAGHARALLGLDDAQAQEDLAHRVVAEGLSVRATEELVTLALADGPAKASSPAKRRVKAVAPALTDLADRLSDRFDTRVKVELGRSKGKISIEFATVDDLERIVGIIGMNEESPSE, from the coding sequence ATGAAGAACCGTCCGCGGGGCGGTCTTGGACGCGGGCTCGGGGCGCTGATACCGACCGCTCCCACCCCGGCTTCGTCGGTGGCGGTCGCGCCACCGCCGGCGCAGACCGAGGCGCCACCGCCTCCTCCCCCGGCCAGCGCGCCACCGGCGCCGGCCCAGGTGTCGGCACCGCCCGCTGAGGAGCCGGCGCAGGCACCACCCGTACCCGAGGAAGCGCCTGAACCGACGCCACCGGCGGAGGCTGCGGCGCCGGCGCCGATCGACCCTGGTCCGGAGTTGGCGCCTGTTCCTGGCGCGCGCTTCGCGGAACTGCCGGTTGACGCGATCGTGCCCAACGCGCGCCAGCCGCGGTCGGTGTTCGACGACGAAGCGCTCGACGAACTCAAGATCTCGATCCAGGAGGTCGGCTTCCTCCAGCCGATCGTGGTGCGGGAGACCGACGAGGACGGGCGCTACGAGCTCGTCATGGGTGAGCGGCGGTGGCGGGCCGCGCAGGCCGTCGGACGCACGACCATCCCGGCGATCGTTCGGTACACGCGCGACGATGCGATGCTTCGCGACGCCCTGCTGGAGAACATCCACCGGGCCAACCTGAACCCGCTCGAAGAGGCGGCCGCTTACCAGCAGCTACTCGACGAGTTCGGTGCCACGCACGAGGAGCTGGCGCGCCGGATCGGCCGTAGCCGTCCGCAGATCTCGAACACCATTCGGTTGCTGAACCTGCCGGCGGTCGTACAACGTCGGGTTGCGGCTGGTGTGTTGTCAGCCGGGCATGCGCGTGCGCTGCTCGGCCTGGATGACGCCCAGGCGCAGGAAGACCTCGCGCACCGGGTCGTGGCGGAGGGTCTGTCGGTGCGGGCGACCGAGGAGTTGGTGACGCTGGCGTTGGCGGATGGGCCCGCCAAGGCGTCTTCCCCGGCGAAGCGTCGGGTCAAGGCGGTGGCGCCGGCACTCACGGACCTCGCCGACCGCTTGTCGGACCGCTTCGACACGCGGGTCAAGGTGGAGCTCGGCCGCAGCAAGGGCAAGATCTCGATCGAGTTCGCGACGGTCGACGACCTCGAACGCATCGTCGGAATCATCGGGATGAACGAGGAGTCTCCGTCGGAGTAG
- a CDS encoding ParA family protein, translated as MHDNGSHDPGATAPHVSRETGPDGWAVGRRAQVPDPGLPHPRVESGQSGPVNAAADGTGAAPRVPLAVPFSSPDNGTSGAYPGRPDVAERPPAPAPRPQPAPSTDRVDVAPSRPAEPRTDTPAAAPEVIPEEAVTDAYVSRETPTREEDDPPLAMEALRAVQILNPSGEITMPRPDHTRIMCVANQKGGVGKTTTTVNLAVGLALHGNRVLVVDLDPQGNASTGLNVPHHAGIPDVYDCLIDNVPLSDVAQAVEGIPNLWCVPATIDLAGAEIELVSVVARESRLSRAIAAHPDTFDYVFIDCPPSLGLLTVNALVAAQEVLIPIQCEYYALEGLNQLINNINLVRQHLNPTLDVSTILLTMYDRRTRLADAVEQDVRNHFGDKVLRAVIPRNVRVSEAPSYGQSVMTYDPGSRGATSYFEAAQEIAERGVKGGKA; from the coding sequence GTGCATGACAACGGCAGCCACGACCCCGGCGCGACAGCACCTCATGTTTCACGTGAAACCGGGCCCGATGGTTGGGCCGTCGGCAGGCGTGCGCAGGTCCCTGACCCCGGCCTCCCGCACCCGCGTGTCGAGAGTGGACAGAGCGGTCCGGTGAATGCCGCAGCGGATGGCACCGGGGCAGCGCCGCGCGTACCCCTGGCCGTACCATTTTCTAGCCCGGACAACGGCACCAGCGGTGCTTATCCGGGTCGGCCAGACGTGGCTGAGCGCCCCCCGGCTCCGGCACCCCGCCCGCAGCCTGCCCCCAGCACGGATCGGGTCGACGTTGCCCCGTCCCGGCCTGCAGAGCCTCGGACAGACACGCCCGCCGCGGCGCCCGAGGTGATCCCGGAGGAAGCGGTGACCGACGCGTACGTTTCACGTGAAACCCCGACGCGCGAAGAGGACGATCCACCGTTGGCTATGGAGGCATTGCGCGCCGTACAGATCCTGAACCCGAGCGGTGAGATCACGATGCCGCGTCCGGATCACACCAGGATCATGTGTGTCGCGAACCAGAAAGGTGGCGTGGGTAAGACCACGACCACCGTGAACCTTGCTGTCGGCCTCGCGCTGCATGGCAACCGAGTCCTGGTGGTCGACCTCGACCCGCAGGGCAACGCCTCGACTGGGCTCAACGTGCCGCACCACGCCGGCATCCCGGACGTCTACGACTGCCTGATCGACAACGTGCCCCTCTCGGACGTTGCCCAGGCGGTCGAGGGCATCCCCAACCTGTGGTGCGTGCCCGCCACGATCGACCTCGCCGGCGCGGAGATCGAGCTCGTTTCCGTGGTTGCGCGCGAGTCGCGCCTCTCCAGGGCGATCGCCGCGCACCCCGACACGTTCGACTACGTCTTCATCGACTGCCCGCCGTCACTGGGCCTCCTGACCGTCAACGCGCTCGTCGCGGCGCAAGAGGTGCTGATCCCGATCCAGTGCGAGTACTACGCGCTGGAAGGGCTCAACCAACTGATCAACAACATCAATTTGGTACGCCAGCACCTCAACCCGACGCTCGACGTCTCGACGATCCTGCTGACCATGTACGACCGGCGTACCCGCCTGGCCGACGCCGTTGAGCAGGACGTGCGTAACCACTTTGGCGACAAGGTGCTGCGCGCGGTCATCCCCCGCAACGTCCGGGTCTCCGAGGCGCCTAGCTATGGCCAGTCGGTCATGACCTACGATCCGGGGTCGCGCGGCGCCACCAGCTACTTCGAGGCGGCCCAGGAGATCGCCGAGCGTGGTGTCAAGGGAGGCAAGGCATGA
- the rsmG gene encoding 16S rRNA (guanine(527)-N(7))-methyltransferase RsmG, which yields MTAPVPAAASVLFGDRLPLAARYAELLVTDGVVRGLIGPREAPRIWDRHLLNCATMTELIPSGASVVDVGSGAGLPGIVLAVARPDLTMVLVEPLARRTAFLAEVVAELGLDDAVTVVRGRAEEVRDALVPADVVTARAVAPLDRLAGWCLPLTAPGGRLLALKGASASDEIAEHQTAIGRLGGATPVVRHCGVGLVDPPTTVVEIVRERIVEPAHPRPAGRGRSRPASDGGGGRGRSRRG from the coding sequence GTGACCGCCCCCGTGCCCGCTGCTGCTTCGGTGTTGTTCGGTGACCGGTTGCCGTTGGCCGCGCGTTATGCCGAGCTGCTCGTCACCGACGGGGTTGTGCGTGGCTTGATCGGCCCGCGCGAGGCACCCCGGATCTGGGACCGCCATCTGCTGAACTGCGCCACTATGACCGAATTGATCCCGTCCGGCGCTTCGGTGGTTGACGTGGGGTCTGGGGCGGGTTTGCCCGGTATCGTGCTTGCGGTGGCGCGGCCGGACCTGACCATGGTCCTGGTCGAGCCATTGGCACGACGGACCGCCTTCCTGGCGGAAGTGGTGGCCGAGCTCGGCCTGGACGACGCCGTAACCGTCGTCCGCGGCCGAGCCGAGGAGGTACGGGACGCCCTGGTCCCCGCCGACGTGGTCACCGCTCGGGCGGTCGCGCCGCTCGACCGGCTCGCCGGCTGGTGTCTCCCCCTCACCGCACCCGGCGGACGGCTGCTCGCCCTCAAGGGCGCGTCGGCCTCCGACGAGATCGCGGAACACCAGACCGCGATCGGTCGACTGGGCGGAGCCACGCCGGTCGTACGGCATTGCGGGGTCGGCCTGGTCGACCCGCCGACGACCGTCGTGGAAATCGTCCGCGAGCGCATCGTCGAGCCGGCACACCCTCGGCCGGCAGGCCGAGGACGCAGCCGTCCGGCCTCGGACGGCGGCGGAGGTCGCGGGAGATCGCGGAGGGGATAA
- a CDS encoding protein jag codes for MTDTSIPRTDKPFEEENDEAAARVDEADTAEDDEAVDEGEDGDEAEDEAEGDDDAAGSAVAETKETSDNDLFRQSEIAADYVEGLLDILDYDGDIDELVSGGRPVVEVVGGRLQPLVGQRGATLEALQELTRLAVFRETGSPSRLLLDVGGYRATRRKELAAVAKNAVEKVKEYGEAVRLEPMSAFERKCVHDVVNALAGVESESEGVEPHRRIIVRPVS; via the coding sequence GTGACCGACACCAGCATCCCCCGCACCGACAAGCCCTTCGAAGAGGAGAACGACGAGGCTGCCGCGCGCGTGGACGAGGCCGACACGGCCGAGGACGACGAGGCGGTCGACGAGGGCGAAGACGGCGACGAGGCCGAAGACGAGGCCGAGGGCGACGACGACGCGGCGGGCTCCGCGGTCGCGGAGACCAAGGAGACCAGCGACAACGACCTGTTCCGGCAGAGCGAGATCGCCGCGGACTACGTCGAGGGCCTGCTCGACATCCTCGACTACGACGGCGATATCGACGAGCTGGTGTCCGGCGGCCGTCCGGTCGTCGAGGTCGTCGGCGGGCGGCTCCAGCCGCTGGTCGGCCAGCGCGGCGCCACGCTGGAGGCGCTCCAGGAGCTGACCCGGCTGGCGGTCTTCCGTGAAACCGGGTCGCCGAGCCGACTGCTGCTCGACGTCGGCGGCTACCGCGCCACCCGGCGCAAGGAACTCGCCGCCGTGGCCAAGAACGCGGTCGAGAAGGTCAAGGAATACGGCGAGGCCGTGCGCCTCGAGCCGATGTCGGCGTTCGAGCGCAAATGCGTACACGATGTGGTCAACGCCCTTGCCGGTGTTGAAAGTGAGTCCGAGGGCGTCGAGCCGCACCGCCGCATCATCGTGCGGCCGGTTTCGTGA
- the yidC gene encoding membrane protein insertase YidC — protein MSLDWIYWAISWILLRWHGVWDAIGVPDHAVLGTTWSWILAIFFLVVTVRVILFPVFVKQIKSQRAMQALQPKVKELQEKHKGDRETLQKEIMELYRTEKANPLMGCLPMFLQIPVFLGLFHVLKRVNPNNQLKELYGWTAQQFDSASHATLFTAPISGRFGSSASELAVLDSSVTTVKIIAAILVAIMITTTYLTSRQMILKTGWAEDPQQRMLQRIMLYGIPASLLISGAIFPIGVIIYWVTNNLFTLAQQQWVLRKFPPPAVNKANLPSRYSEAGEKARAAAAAREAQPKSGGLLSRLTDAAKSAATPQPGATAKPVGKGATNGKAAPSRQASSKANGKQPEAKPATDGKALAPKPGAKPVNPKKGGRRPAKRQ, from the coding sequence ATCAGTCTTGACTGGATCTACTGGGCGATCTCGTGGATCCTGCTGCGCTGGCACGGGGTGTGGGATGCCATCGGTGTGCCCGACCACGCGGTGCTCGGCACCACCTGGTCCTGGATCCTGGCGATCTTCTTCCTGGTTGTCACGGTCCGGGTGATCCTGTTCCCGGTCTTCGTCAAACAGATCAAGTCACAACGCGCTATGCAGGCCCTGCAGCCCAAGGTCAAGGAGCTGCAGGAGAAACACAAGGGCGACCGGGAAACGCTCCAAAAAGAGATCATGGAGCTCTACCGCACCGAGAAGGCGAACCCGCTCATGGGCTGCCTTCCGATGTTCCTCCAGATTCCGGTCTTCCTCGGCCTCTTCCACGTGCTGAAACGCGTAAACCCGAACAACCAGCTCAAGGAGTTGTACGGGTGGACCGCGCAGCAGTTCGACAGCGCCTCACACGCGACGCTGTTCACCGCACCCATCTCCGGTCGGTTCGGCTCGAGCGCTTCTGAACTCGCCGTCCTCGACTCGAGCGTCACCACGGTAAAGATCATCGCGGCCATCCTGGTCGCCATCATGATCACGACGACCTACCTGACCAGCCGCCAGATGATCCTCAAGACCGGCTGGGCCGAAGACCCGCAGCAGCGGATGTTGCAGCGGATCATGCTCTACGGCATCCCGGCGTCGCTGCTGATCTCCGGTGCGATCTTCCCGATCGGCGTGATCATCTACTGGGTCACGAACAACCTGTTCACCCTGGCGCAGCAGCAGTGGGTGTTGCGCAAGTTCCCGCCACCGGCCGTCAACAAGGCCAACCTGCCCAGCCGTTACTCCGAGGCGGGCGAGAAGGCCCGGGCCGCCGCGGCCGCCCGCGAGGCCCAGCCGAAGTCCGGCGGCCTGCTCAGCCGGCTCACCGACGCCGCCAAGTCGGCTGCCACGCCGCAGCCGGGTGCGACCGCCAAGCCGGTCGGCAAGGGCGCGACCAACGGCAAGGCCGCACCGTCGCGCCAGGCCAGCAGCAAGGCCAACGGCAAGCAGCCCGAGGCCAAGCCCGCGACCGACGGCAAGGCGCTGGCACCCAAACCCGGCGCTAAACCGGTCAACCCGAAAAAGGGCGGCCGCCGCCCCGCTAAACGTCAATGA
- the yidD gene encoding membrane protein insertion efficiency factor YidD: MLAFCIIAYRRWISPALPARCRFYPSCSAYGLEAVSRHGAIRGTGLTIWRLLRCHPFHPGGYDPVPEPRRRRPANTAEPLAE, translated from the coding sequence GTGCTGGCTTTTTGCATCATCGCGTACCGTCGTTGGATAAGCCCGGCACTGCCGGCTCGCTGTCGGTTCTATCCGTCGTGTAGCGCTTACGGCCTCGAGGCTGTGTCGCGGCATGGCGCGATCCGTGGAACCGGTCTGACGATCTGGCGGCTGCTGCGCTGCCACCCCTTCCACCCCGGTGGCTACGACCCGGTCCCTGAGCCGCGTCGTCGTCGCCCCGCCAACACGGCGGAACCCCTGGCCGAGTGA
- the rnpA gene encoding ribonuclease P protein component: MLAAAQRLRRRDEFTTAVRGGRRAGRGAVVVHLTLPASPDLDQPASAAPSARAGFVVSKAVGGAVVRNQVKRRLRHLSRERLAALPAGSTLVVRALPQAADRSYQRLGVDLDKAIAAARGV, from the coding sequence ATGCTGGCCGCCGCGCAGCGCCTCCGGCGCCGCGACGAGTTCACCACCGCCGTTCGCGGTGGCCGCCGAGCCGGCCGCGGCGCTGTGGTCGTCCACCTGACACTCCCTGCTTCACCCGATCTCGACCAGCCGGCGTCCGCCGCCCCATCGGCGCGCGCCGGCTTCGTCGTGTCCAAGGCCGTCGGCGGCGCCGTGGTGCGCAACCAGGTCAAGCGCCGCCTGCGACACCTCTCCCGGGAGCGGCTAGCCGCCTTGCCGGCCGGGAGCACCCTTGTGGTCCGGGCGCTGCCACAGGCCGCCGATCGCTCGTACCAACGACTCGGTGTTGATCTTGATAAGGCCATCGCCGCGGCTCGGGGGGTGTGA
- the rpmH gene encoding 50S ribosomal protein L34 has translation MSKRTFQPNNRRRSKTHGFRLRMRTRAGRAILSARRAKGRKELSA, from the coding sequence GTGAGCAAGCGCACCTTCCAGCCGAACAACCGCCGGCGCTCCAAGACCCACGGCTTCCGGCTGCGCATGCGCACCCGCGCGGGCCGCGCGATCCTCTCCGCCCGCCGGGCCAAGGGTCGCAAGGAGCTGTCGGCCTGA
- the dnaA gene encoding chromosomal replication initiator protein DnaA: MAATDELADEIVSAQQRAYLRLTRLRAIVEDTALLSVPDAFTRDVIESRLRPAITEALSRRMGRAIQVAVTVRPPEDGQSRPPGTVYTGAPESYAATAFPPHQRSTAPDTEQPDEPGPPRPAQSNPAPAPRQATTPQSGNHPAPASGGTPAGEPISALNAPTALHSVISPKPNPPIEPAPVAPTSPAAPARPAGTGAVGKARPPSPAANPQPRDVDRDRQDALFATPYPPAPPPTMPGYGAGGTTYGTPASYQQRSDTPPTFRADAADRDRRDGRGQAPDHRGGQYDEPPTQPMRRDGGSDSGPGRSGDRRDDRRGGADGGGNRLNPKYMFETFVIGSSNRFAHAASVAVAESPAKAYNPLFIYGSSGLGKTHLLHAIGHYAQTLGNARSVRYVSTEEFTNDFINSLRDDKTSAFQRRYRDVDILLIDDIQFLENRERTQEEFFHTFNTLHNANKQIVITSDRSPKQLATLEDRLRTRFEWGLLADIQPPDLETRIAILQKKAAQERLYAPPDVLEFIASRIANSIRELEGALIRVTAFASLTRSPVELAIAEEVLRDFIPDGSGPEITADQIMVSTADYFGVSLEDLRGHSRSRVLVNARQVAMYLCRELTDLSLPRIGQAFGGRDHTTVMHADRKIRQQMAERRSLYNQIAELTNRIKQNT; the protein is encoded by the coding sequence ATGGCGGCGACAGATGAACTAGCGGACGAGATCGTCTCCGCCCAGCAACGTGCCTACCTCCGGCTGACCCGCCTGCGCGCGATCGTCGAAGACACCGCGCTGCTCTCCGTGCCCGACGCGTTCACCCGCGACGTCATCGAGTCCCGGCTGCGCCCGGCGATCACCGAGGCGCTGTCCCGCCGGATGGGTCGTGCGATCCAGGTGGCGGTCACCGTCCGCCCGCCGGAAGACGGCCAGAGCCGCCCACCGGGCACCGTCTACACCGGCGCGCCGGAGAGCTACGCCGCCACCGCGTTCCCGCCACACCAGCGCAGCACCGCACCCGACACCGAGCAACCGGACGAGCCGGGACCGCCGCGGCCGGCACAGAGCAACCCGGCGCCGGCCCCCCGCCAGGCCACCACACCGCAGTCCGGCAACCACCCCGCCCCGGCCAGCGGCGGCACGCCGGCGGGCGAGCCGATCAGCGCGCTCAACGCGCCGACCGCCCTGCACAGTGTCATCTCGCCCAAGCCCAACCCGCCGATCGAGCCGGCTCCGGTGGCGCCGACCAGCCCCGCCGCTCCGGCCCGCCCGGCCGGCACCGGTGCGGTCGGCAAGGCCCGCCCACCGTCGCCCGCGGCCAACCCCCAGCCGCGCGATGTCGACCGCGACCGGCAGGACGCGCTGTTCGCGACGCCCTACCCGCCGGCGCCGCCACCGACCATGCCGGGCTACGGCGCGGGCGGAACGACCTACGGCACGCCGGCTTCCTACCAGCAGCGGTCCGACACGCCACCCACGTTCCGCGCGGATGCCGCGGACCGCGACCGCCGCGACGGTCGCGGCCAGGCCCCCGACCACCGCGGCGGGCAATACGACGAACCGCCGACCCAGCCGATGCGCCGCGACGGCGGCTCCGACAGCGGACCGGGACGCTCCGGCGACCGGCGCGACGACCGGCGCGGTGGTGCCGACGGCGGCGGCAATCGGCTCAACCCGAAATACATGTTCGAGACGTTCGTCATCGGTTCGTCCAACCGGTTCGCGCACGCCGCGTCGGTCGCGGTCGCCGAGTCGCCGGCGAAGGCCTACAACCCGCTGTTCATCTACGGCAGTTCCGGGCTGGGTAAGACCCACCTGCTGCACGCGATCGGCCACTACGCGCAGACGCTCGGCAACGCGCGGTCGGTGCGCTACGTCTCGACCGAAGAGTTCACCAACGACTTCATCAACTCGCTGCGCGACGACAAGACCAGTGCGTTCCAGCGCCGCTACCGCGACGTCGACATCCTGCTGATCGACGACATCCAGTTCCTGGAGAACCGCGAGCGGACCCAGGAGGAGTTCTTCCACACCTTCAATACGCTGCACAACGCCAACAAGCAGATCGTCATCACCTCTGACCGGTCGCCGAAGCAACTGGCCACATTGGAGGATCGGCTGCGCACCCGGTTCGAGTGGGGTCTGCTCGCCGACATCCAGCCGCCCGACCTCGAGACGCGGATCGCGATCCTCCAGAAGAAGGCGGCACAGGAGCGGCTCTACGCGCCGCCAGACGTGCTCGAGTTCATCGCGTCGCGGATCGCCAACTCGATCCGCGAGCTCGAGGGCGCGCTGATCCGGGTCACCGCGTTCGCGTCGCTGACCCGTTCGCCGGTGGAGCTCGCGATCGCCGAAGAGGTGCTGCGCGACTTCATCCCCGACGGCTCGGGCCCGGAGATCACCGCCGACCAGATCATGGTGTCGACGGCCGACTACTTCGGCGTTTCGCTCGAAGACCTGCGCGGCCATTCCCGTTCCCGGGTGCTCGTCAACGCCCGCCAGGTGGCGATGTATCTCTGTCGCGAGCTGACCGACCTCTCGCTGCCCCGGATCGGGCAGGCGTTCGGCGGCCGCGACCACACCACGGTGATGCACGCCGACCGGAAGATCCGCCAGCAGATGGCGGAGCGTCGCTCGCTCTACAACCAGATCGCCGAGCTGACGAACCGGATCAAGCAGAACACCTGA
- the dnaN gene encoding DNA polymerase III subunit beta, producing MKFRVERDALADAVAWTAKSLPSRPSVPVLAGVMLRVSDGSLEVSGFDYEVSSQVTVDIQGDADGAALVSGRLLAEITKALPGKPVDIAAVGAHLELVCGSARFTLPTMPVEDYPSLPAMPASAGTIDAATFATAVAQVAIAAGRDETLPMMTGVRVELSGSNIALLATDRYRLAMRELEWRPDDPEISINALVPARTLNDTAKTLGPLGGDVTMALAHGGAGEGMIGFSAGTRRTTSRLLDGANYPPVRSLFPASHNAEARVSVPALVEVVRRVALVAERTTPVLLSFGPDGLVVEAGGSEEARASEAMDATFSGEPLTIGFNPQYLIDGLQNLLASTAVLSFVDAFKPAVISPAADDGEIVPGYRYLIMPIRVTR from the coding sequence ATGAAGTTCCGTGTGGAGCGCGACGCGCTCGCCGACGCCGTGGCGTGGACGGCGAAGAGCCTGCCGAGCCGTCCGTCCGTCCCGGTGCTCGCCGGTGTGATGCTGCGGGTGTCCGACGGCAGCCTCGAGGTCTCCGGCTTCGACTACGAGGTCTCCAGTCAGGTCACCGTCGACATCCAGGGTGACGCCGACGGCGCCGCACTGGTCTCCGGCCGGCTGCTCGCCGAGATCACCAAGGCGCTGCCCGGCAAGCCGGTCGACATCGCCGCCGTCGGTGCGCACCTCGAGCTCGTCTGCGGCAGCGCCCGCTTCACCCTCCCGACGATGCCCGTCGAGGACTACCCGAGCCTGCCGGCGATGCCGGCCAGCGCCGGCACGATCGACGCCGCCACGTTCGCGACCGCGGTCGCCCAGGTCGCCATCGCCGCGGGCCGTGACGAGACGCTGCCGATGATGACCGGCGTGCGGGTGGAGCTCAGCGGCAGCAACATCGCGCTGCTCGCCACCGACCGCTACCGGCTCGCCATGCGCGAGCTGGAGTGGCGTCCCGACGACCCGGAGATCAGCATCAACGCGCTGGTGCCGGCCCGCACCCTCAACGACACCGCCAAGACGCTCGGCCCGCTCGGTGGCGACGTCACCATGGCGCTGGCACACGGCGGCGCGGGCGAGGGCATGATCGGTTTCTCGGCCGGCACCCGGCGCACCACCAGCCGGCTGCTCGACGGCGCCAACTACCCACCGGTGCGCTCGCTGTTCCCGGCCAGCCACAACGCCGAGGCCCGGGTGTCCGTGCCGGCGCTGGTCGAGGTCGTCCGCCGGGTCGCCCTGGTCGCCGAGCGCACCACGCCGGTGCTGCTCAGCTTCGGCCCCGACGGTCTGGTCGTCGAGGCCGGCGGCAGCGAGGAGGCGCGGGCCAGTGAGGCCATGGACGCCACCTTCAGCGGCGAGCCGCTGACCATCGGCTTCAACCCGCAATACCTGATCGACGGGCTGCAGAACCTGCTGGCCTCGACGGCTGTCCTCTCCTTCGTCGATGCCTTCAAGCCCGCCGTGATTTCGCCCGCCGCCGACGACGGCGAGATCGTCCCCGGCTATCGGTATCTGATCATGCCGATCCGGGTAACCCGCTGA
- the gnd gene encoding phosphogluconate dehydrogenase (NAD(+)-dependent, decarboxylating), protein MQLGLIGLGRMGGNMRERLRAAGHEVVGFDHKPEISDAKTLADLASKLQAPRAVWVMVPAGVTDSTIDDVAAELSPGDIIIDGGNSRFSSDAPRAERLDAKGIGYVDVGVSGGIWGNQLGYALMAGGSDDHIARLMPIFEALKPAGEFGFVHAGPVGAGHYAKMVHNGIEYGLMHAYAEGYELLGASELVTNVPGVIKSWREGTVIKSWLLDLLDRALDEDPALEAIKGYADDTGEGRWTVEEAIRLAVPMHVIAASLFARFESREDDSPAMKAVAALRNQFGGHPVHKS, encoded by the coding sequence ATGCAGCTGGGGCTCATCGGCCTGGGCCGGATGGGTGGCAACATGCGCGAACGTCTGCGCGCCGCCGGTCACGAGGTCGTCGGATTTGACCACAAGCCAGAGATCTCCGACGCGAAGACGTTGGCAGACCTGGCATCGAAGCTCCAGGCGCCGCGAGCGGTCTGGGTGATGGTCCCGGCCGGGGTCACCGACAGCACGATCGACGACGTGGCTGCCGAGCTCAGCCCCGGCGACATCATCATCGACGGCGGCAACTCGCGGTTCAGCAGCGACGCACCGCGCGCGGAGCGGCTCGACGCGAAGGGCATCGGCTACGTCGACGTCGGCGTCTCGGGTGGCATCTGGGGCAACCAACTCGGCTACGCGCTGATGGCCGGCGGCTCCGACGACCACATCGCCCGGCTCATGCCGATCTTCGAAGCGCTCAAGCCTGCCGGCGAGTTCGGCTTCGTGCACGCCGGCCCGGTCGGCGCCGGCCACTACGCCAAGATGGTCCACAACGGCATCGAATACGGCCTGATGCACGCCTACGCCGAAGGCTACGAGCTGCTCGGCGCCTCCGAACTGGTGACCAACGTGCCCGGCGTGATCAAGTCGTGGCGCGAGGGCACGGTGATCAAGTCCTGGCTGCTCGACCTGCTCGACCGGGCGCTCGACGAAGACCCCGCCCTGGAAGCCATCAAGGGCTACGCCGACGACACCGGCGAGGGCCGCTGGACGGTCGAAGAGGCGATCCGGCTCGCGGTGCCGATGCACGTCATCGCCGCGTCGCTGTTCGCCCGCTTCGAGTCCCGCGAAGACGACTCACCGGCGATGAAGGCGGTGGCCGCACTGCGCAACCAGTTCGGTGGACACCCCGTTCACAAGAGCTGA